The following coding sequences lie in one Peromyscus maniculatus bairdii isolate BWxNUB_F1_BW_parent chromosome 3, HU_Pman_BW_mat_3.1, whole genome shotgun sequence genomic window:
- the LOC102906491 gene encoding olfactory receptor-like protein OLF3 has product MGKENQTWVSEFFLLGLSSDWGTQVSLFVLFLVMYLLTVLGNLIIIILILLDSRLHIPMYFFLGILSFVDICYTNSTVPQMLIHLLSAWKSISFHRCVLQLYISLVMGNIEFFLLSAMAYDRYVAVCHPLHYMVIMHGGLCLGLASACVVVALTNSLMQAVMIFQLPFCHKVINHFACEILAMLRLVCVDISLNKVMVAISGFLVIILPCTLVLFSYAHIVAAILRIRSSQGRRKAFGTCASHLTVVSMCFGTAFFTYMRPVGRSSEEQEKMVSLFYAVVTPMLNPLIYSLRNNDVIGALKRVLEKLKGKNR; this is encoded by the coding sequence ATGGGCAAGGAAAACCAGACATGGGTGAGTGAGTTCTTCCTCCTGGGGTTGTCAAGTGACTGGGGGACTCAAGTCTCCTTGTTTGTGCTATTCCTGGTTATGTACTTGCTGACTGTTCTGGGgaacctcatcatcatcatccttatCTTGCTGGACAGCAGGCTTCATATACCCATGTACTTCTTTCTCGGCATCCTGTCATTTGTGGACATCTGTTACACCAACAGCACAGTCCCCCAGATGCTCATTCACTTATTGTCAGCCTGGAAGTCCATCTCGTTCCACAGATGTGTGCTGCAGCTGTATATCTCTCTAGTAATGGGCAACATAGAGTTTTTCCTGCTAAGTGctatggcctatgaccgctacgTGGCTGTGTGTCACCCTCTGCACTACATGGTCATTATGCATGGAGGGCTATGCCTGGGGCTGGCTTCAGCCTGTGTGGTTGTTGCTCTCACAAATTCGCTAATGCAGGCCGTCATGATCTTCCAGTTACCCTTCTGTCATAAGGTTATCAATCACTTTGCCTGTGAGATACTGGCTATGCTGAGGCTGGTTTGTGTGGACATCTCCCTCAACAAAGTCATGGTGGCCATTTCAGGATTTCTGGTGATCATACTCCCCTGCACCCTGGTGCTCTTTTCCTACGCTCACATTGTTGCTGCCATTCTGCGTATTCGCTCGTCGCAGGGACGACGCAAAGCCTTTGGGACTTGTGCCTCTCACCTTACGGTGGTTTCTATGTGCTTTGGAACAGCCTTCTTTACATACATGAGGCCTGTGGGCAGATCCTCAGAAGAACAGGAGAAGATGGTTTCTCTTTTCTATGCTGTTGTGACTCCAATGCTCAATCCCCTCATCTATAGCTTAAGGAACAATGATGTGATTGGGGCTTTGAAAAGAGTTTTGGAGAAACTTAAGGGAAAAAATAGATGA